The DNA window ATAGACGATTAAAACTAGTATCTCATTTCAGTAATTCGACAATGACAGCACCACCTAAATTTCAATTGGCCTCCACGTGGGAACCCGAAGAGCGAGAAGTTCCTAGGGAATTGGTAGAATTAATACATAGCGATAGAGTGGCCTTAACACAAGTGGATGTGCCAAAAGAGGTACCAAATTTAACAAAGGACGAAAAACTGGCCCTTGATGAATTAAGTTCGGCAGAAAATTTAATCATTAAACCAGCAGATAAAGGCTCAGCGGTGGTCATTATGGACCGACAAAATTACGTGCGTGAGGCACATCGACAACTCCACAATTCAGAATATTACCTTTCTATTCAAACACCAATTTATCCAAACACAGAAAAGGCAATCCATGTAATATTGGATCAAATGAGAAAAGAGCGTTACATTACTAAAAAACaattactgtatttaaaaGGAACATCTCCGGCACGTCCAAGATTCTTTTATCTACTACCTAAAATTCACAAAGAGCCAGCGACGTGGCCCTGGCCCTATGTCATGCCACCAGGACGCCCCATTGTGTCGGATTGCGGCAGCGAGTCCTACGGCTCAGCAGAACTTTTGGATCACTATTTGAATCCTTTGGCAGTGTTGCATCCGAGTTACATCAAAGACACCAATGATTTTGTTCAGAAAGTACAAGCCCTAACCTTGCCTCCAACTTGTCTGTTGTTTTCCATGGATGTTGAAAATTTGTACACGAATATTGACACGTCTAAAGGTTTGGAGGCAGTACGCAATGTCCTGACACGTAATCCGGTAGTGGGCCGCCCggataaacacattttggcGTTGCTAGAACTTAATTTGACCAAGAATGATTTTCAATTTAACAAGGAGTGGTTTCTACAGGTCAAGGGGACAGCAATGGGAAAGCGTTTCTCTCCAGCCTATGCCAACATCTATATGGCGGAGTGGGAAGAGGGCGCCTTGGCACAGTCTCCTAAGAAACCTATTACCTACCTGAGGTACTTGGACGACATTTGGGGGATCTGGGGGGATTCTAGGGAAGAATTTGATCTCTTCCTAAAAACGCTAAATGACCAGCACCCTTCAATTAACCTTACGGCACAGGTTAGCGAAAGGGAAATAAATTTTCTCGATACAACCACATTTAAAGGATCGGAATTTAATATGACAGGGAAATTGGACACACGAGTGTTTTTCAAACCCACAGACACTCATGCATTGTTGCACAAACAGAGTTTTCACCcgaaacacacatttaaaggTTTGATCTACTCACAACTCTTGCGATTCGAAAGAATTTGCACTCGTTCAGAGGACAGAGAAGAAGCAACCAGAGTTTTGTTCAAGGCCTTACGACAACGGGGCTATTCCCGGTCATTTCTCCGTAGGGTCAAACTACAGGCAGGGAAAAAGACGAGGGGAAGTGAGACGCAAGAGGTCAAAAGAATCATAATTCCACTGATATCGACCTACAACACCTACACAGTCAGTGTTCACAGAAAGATCAAGCAGAACTTAGAAAGGTCAACGCTAACGGACCTAAAGGAGAGACATAAGGTGGTTTCGGCCTTCAAAAGAAATCCAAATTTAAAAGAACTGTTGGTGAGCACTAAAATGCAGACCAGGCCCTCTCGCGCGGCCAGGAGATCAGTAGGAGTGATATCAGATTCTCAGAAAAGAGAACATTTCTTCATTCAAACAGGCAAAGACTTATCTACACGGAATGCGGTCTACTGCATGAGCTGTCGGCTGTGTGACGTTATGTATGTGGGACAGACTCGAAATGATGTCAGAAGCAGATTGCATTCCCACCGCTATAACATCACACATAACCAGAAGCGTAACACTCACGTAGTATGCCATTTCCGCCTGCACGGGTTACATAACTTGAGAATGCGGATTTTGGAGAGCTGTGCGGGTTGGACACAAAGAGACAGGGAAAACGCGGAGATGAGATGGGTCAAGAGGTTGAAAACTAAATATCCACGAGGACTCAATGTAACAACGACGGAAACTGAAAACACTTGAAGTTCTGGGTTAAAATGGAAATTTTATTTGGAAAGTTTACACGTTAAAGTAATTCTAAAAGGAATTCCCTCCAAAGACTGTATATAGAAATTAGGGAAAATAACATAGTTCCTTTGTTTATGTTCTTGTGGGGCGTTTTATGAGTTGGGAGACGGCTAAAAGGGATGTTGGACATAGACTGAAAGTGGATGAGGAACTTAGCCCTGACGGGGGGACGACTTGATGCGTCACATCTGGGGCTCCTGACACTTTCCATTTAGTCAAAAGTCTAACCCTGATTGGCTGGGTTTCCTAACAACATAAACAAAGAGTCCAACTCGGACACCAAATTCTAATTTTCATCTTCAATTGTAACAAACTAATATTAATTTTAACACCCAATCAATGCGCAAAACTTCAATAAAgttggatttttaaaaaaaagatgacctAATCCTAATTCTGACCTTGACCCTTGACCCTATTCCCAACCCCTAACTCTAAATGGATTAGGAAATTATACCCAATTTCAACAAGATTAATCTAAACTGAACCTTAATTCGATTCTAAATGCAATGAACTTCCAGACTAAATTTTTAAATCCAAtcaaatataaacatttacgaattaatttaattaaattacaaaacgaaaaggcgaaactataatcgaatcacatttttgattttatagcaggccctaaaagaaaaaagaaaaaaaagaagaatttttcttcaaacgcataaaggaaaacattggacgtgatgagacactggagggcgcccttgacacattaaatcgcgttggtaccaacggacctcagttagacgtgaatattatggactgaatattatcctttgaatttagaaacgagtaagttggaaaacactattaaatagTATTAAGAGGTTTTTCAATAAGTTTGATTCTAATCGAATTTTGGAACGAATGCTTTGGTTGGCATGATTGCTGGCGGAGAGTTGCTCTGACGTAcggcgaaaaaaaaggtgggggctatttccggtttggctaatgtttactagcTGCCTTGTATAAGAGATTGTTGATTCCACATACGGAGTTGGattaaggtgagtgagtgttttttaacggacaaaagtgaccggatagtgcaaataaacaataccaatctaaatgtattctattattttcaccgggaggagtaattttaataatattatgtgttatcgggggccgccatgactttggcaagggCTTATGGGTATTTCCTAGTTGCTAATGCTCGCTAGCTGCGGTACGCGTAGGACGATATCGCTCCAAACAGGTGATTAGTTCGGTGATATATGTTGAAATTACGGCCGAATGGGACCGGGTGTCAATACAGGAACGGGCTcaggaggttaaaacaaaaattatttgttcgttatggatttacgaaaggacttaggtattattagtgtctatgggcggcgccattgttttggggctggggcttatgggtgcttccgcattgctaatgctcataacattagctacgatacgcctacagctatttcgttacaaatatacgatcttatcaatgttataaattaattttacggatgaatggaatcgggtaaaatactttaataataccaggggatttgtggacattttattccattttgatcgttgtttgggagagatgatgtGGTGAAAGATAGGGGGATTACAGAAGCGGCCGGAGTAACGGACAGGAGTTTACGAGTACTTCTGGGGGGTTGGTACCTAGGAGTATCGCGATTTACGTTGATgtgtatttctaaatgtacgatttgatttaataaaaaatatgaattgaatttttaataaaaaactatgaattgaatttacatttgaatgttttgcgactaacacaattaaagagtgccAATACGTTATGGCCGAATTTTTTGGTGCTTGTCAGTTGAATGGGGGGGGCGTGGTTGGATGACGAGAGCCGCCACGATGATTCGCCTAGGCTCTTTGAGGGGGACGTTCGACGGTGGCGCTGTGACTCAGGAGAGGGGCACGGGGAAAGACCTTCTTTCAAGGTAATATGTGATTACTCAGATTCCTTGAGAGAAAATGGTGAACCATTTTTAGTCGCTAAAGCTACGCTACGCTTCACTACACTATGCTACGCTTAACGGTGATGTTAACCGGTCGTATGCTAAGCTAAACTATGCGTTGTTAGCCCTTTATTATGTTGTACCGAACTTACGTCATGCCCTATTATGCCAAGGGGTGGTGTTAATTAGCTTAGCTAGGCTATCATTTGCTCTGCTATGGAGTCTTAGACAAGTTAGATTTTTAGTGTTTAGagtggttttttttaacagattcTCGGGGGATTTATGAATTAACTATTTCCTTTGACATAAGCGGGATCGGATACATAGAAGGGGGCTTTAAAGGAGAAGTCAGTTACTTTTAACACGAtttaacccaaaaaaaagggggcgcCAAAGAGGCCTCAATTGGTGGAAGGGAGAGCCATAAGGGAGGCGGTGaggtttttcttctccctagtTTGGCCTCTGGGGGGCAACATTCTCTAATCTAAAAACATGGGCTTTCCAACGGACGGTTagttggaaaaatatttagttAGGGtacaatgacagaaaaaaaatgaaagaggaAAGTGATCCAACAGAGATTTGGTGGAAAATAACAACTTCTTGGATGACATAAAATTtattaagagtggaaataatactTTAAGCGTCATTAACACAGGTGGACCACATGGattccaatttgcatttatgaGAATAAGGGtggtcccccaataaaactgaactgtgggaaaacaacattaagagggaaataacaataaatggaatacaaaggtTCATGTACGTTTAATAGTTTAACAAATCAatacaacaaaaggactagaagacggaccaattgatctactctgtctgcgttaaagctggacagttgactggacaagctactggattttcaattgacgaagtagacacactccggggcttgatcgaccccggcggggcctcccttgggcgagggtgtctggtgataatggccgaaacactctaagaccccaaggtccactactgatgaggtgtctaccaaattttgacatccaaattacctacaacaaagaccctttttaaacaaaacagttttttttaacaaaaatagatttatgaaaaaatatattagttcaaacacaactaaaggttaatggacacaattaatataagggtggtcttgtatttaagacaAGGgtggttttgtatttaagacaAGGAGGCCTTGGGGGTCTGTACTTTTCTGTAACTTTTCACGGTTTCCGTCTTGCTAGGGGGGGACCTGGGTGGCGTCTCGGCTGCCCGGAGTAGATTCTGGCGGAGTTGCGTCCTCACTTTGCCATCCTTCGTACCGAAAAAGAGATAGAAGAACAATCCAGATTTGGTATTACCTGGTACGGCGAGGTTTACTGCAGGGAATATACACGGGTCGGTGACTTCCGTTGCCTTTTTTCTGGCCGACGGGATCGACGAATCCTTTAGGGAGGGTATAATGAGACAAATTCAAAGtacctaaccctaatccctgacctctagccctaacccctgacctctgGCCCTAGCCTTGACCCCGAGCCCCTAATCCTTAGCCCTGGCCCTACTAAccctactaaccctaaccctagcccctgacccctaaccttaacccctaattctaacccctaaccctaacccctaaatcctaacccttgacccctggccctgatcctactaaccctaacccctaacccctaaccctgaccctaacccctagcccctgacccctagccctgacccttaccctaaacctaaccttaatctTTAAGGAAAACAGtggttaaatataaaaacaaaacattaggttaagaataatgcaaagtggataggcataatgtaatccaaggttggaaaGGTAagtgagtttctctcaattttttctctaaaaaattttttttccatcttgctggccgaagacctgggtagcgcctcagctactcgggggaggttctggttGAAGTGCAGTCTCACTTTGCCGACCTTCGTACCCACTCCAAAATTTATGCGACTCTGGTACGGTGAGGTTTactgacggagacatgcgTCGGCCTGTGCCCTCCgctgccttctatctaaccaactgggtcggcggaccctttggggaatgTGTAGCGAGATAACCTtaaaaacctaaccctaaccctaaccctaaccctaaccctaaccctaaccctaacccttaaccctaaccctaaccctaaccctaaccctaaccctaaccctaacccctaaccctaaccctaaccctaaccctaaccctaaccctaaccctaaccccaaccctaaccctaaccctaaccctaaccctaaccccaaccctaaccctaaccctaaccctaaccctaatccaatTCCCTGATTACGTCCCACTAGGAACAGGAATTCCAAACAGCAGGCTCTATTAACATAATTAGGACAAATTTATACACATTAATTCGGACCTACTTAccttattaaaattaattcgGACCCACTTACTTTAGATACCTACCTTGGTTACTTACCTCGAATTGGTGCCACGCCTCTGGTCcccggaccacgcccactgaaaaatctcaaaagacaaaaagtcgaCAAATTATACTTGTATATAAATACCTACCTGCTTAATCCACTCACCTGTAGTCCACGCCTCTGGTCcccggaccacgcccactggaacatcacaaaagatgaaaaatcacaaaagacaaaatatattttttaggtaCATATGTAAATACCTACCTGAATAAGCCACTCACCTGTAGTAGAAAAAACGAGAAGCaacaaatttaataataaaaaatataatgtgttaatataaaaataatatatataatataaaaatatatatatatgaaaaacaagacaacacatAATTCATACTTCATAACAACAAATTGTAAATAGAACACATCCATTAAGGCAAAATCcggtttcatttccaaaagaaaaaagttaaaacCCAGTTTTATttccgaaaagaaaaaagtcaaaaacaaaaaacgtaaatttgaaattagaaACTCGAACCGAACTGGGAATATAAATAGACGTGCAGGGCGGCAGACGCTCAGTGCATTTAGGGAGAGCAAAGGGTAAACAACTcagtaataaatacatacaacaaaattcagcaatttttcattttttgtttgtgtgccagacctgaggaaggccctagcggccgaaacgttgtcagggCACACTTTCATTATATATGGCCAttctaaatctaaaaaaagatatttttatcaaaaactgctttaataaaaacaattttgttcagaaaaaaatacctttattacatatataaataattacatatataacaaaggcaaaatcCTAATTATGGAGCAAGGTTGGACCACGGTCCACTATGGCCGACGCCGCCGCTTTGCTCACCAGAACCCTGGGCTGGAGGCTGGGAGGTGTGCTGGACGGATGGACCGTGCTTTTGCCCCTCCTTCCtatgggaggcggggctcctaCCACAATCCTAACCAGCCAGTGCCTCCTCCGGTGCCCCCCGGCTACTCCGGCTTCAGGGTTCGCTCGTATGCTACGGTGGTTCGCCAAGGTCGTGGACCGCCTCCTGGTGTGCATTCCACCCAAGGTGAGGCTCCGGCCAATAGGTGGCGACAAACCGATGCCCATTTTGGCCTCCTAGTCCGAAAGTTGCACAGCATCATTAAAGTGACCCATCATCTGCGGAATGTAGACCCCGAGAGAGGAGCCCCGCAACCGCGAATGATTGCAAGAATGGTGGAGGTTTTGTCGACCATGGTCAGGCCAGCATTCCCTACCGGGGATGCGTTGGACCTGATCATGGGCAATGCTCAGAATTGGGGTCACACAACATGCCAGATTCTGACCGAACATTACTTGGCCTGCCTTGCCCAGTATTTGGATGACCTGCAGATACTCATTACCCCAGAATGGGAAGCTGCCTTTGCGGTGGCGACGAGGTGGGCCAGACGGAATTTTCCGCGGCTCTCGCAGGACACTTTGGACTATGTGGCGGAGCAGGTCAGGGCAAGCACGGTGGATCTATCTCCTGCTTCACTGAGCCCGACTTCTCCTCCAACACCTGGTCCGGGGCCCGGGACTCCATTGACGAAGCCCGTGACTCTGTTGACGCCGATTCAGACCCGGTCGTCGCCGGCACCAAGTCAGGTTCCGGTACCCGTGGCTCTGTTGGCGCCGGTCCTGGCCCAGACTTCACCGACACCAAGTTTGGTTTCGGGGCTGGAAGATGCAGTGGAGGATGAGGACAATGGTGTGGTGTTACCACCGCCGTTTCCGAGTCAGCCGCTGGAGTCTCCCCGGCCCCCGGGCAAAGTCAGGGCTAAAACCAACCGGGTTGTCCTGACCCCTCCTGCTG is part of the Syngnathus acus unplaced genomic scaffold, fSynAcu1.2, whole genome shotgun sequence genome and encodes:
- the LOC119118928 gene encoding uncharacterized protein LOC119118928 translates to MPPGRPIVSDCGSESYGSAELLDHYLNPLAVLHPSYIKDTNDFVQKVQALTLPPTCLLFSMDVENLYTNIDTSKGLEAVRNVLTRNPVVGRPDKHILALLELNLTKNDFQFNKEWFLQVKGTAMGKRFSPAYANIYMAEWEEGALAQSPKKPITYLRYLDDIWGIWGDSREEFDLFLKTLNDQHPSINLTAQVSEREINFLDTTTFKGSEFNMTGKLDTRVFFKPTDTHALLHKQSFHPKHTFKGLIYSQLLRFERICTRSEDREEATRVLFKALRQRGYSRSFLRRVKLQAGKKTRGRET